Proteins encoded in a region of the Streptomyces sp. NBC_01298 genome:
- the mltG gene encoding endolytic transglycosylase MltG, whose protein sequence is MRHENRPPSPRRSRLTRRGRLALFLGTVLGLGAALLIPLIPGEQAPEKPRQLLIPEGWRAPQVYAAIDRELKLPAGSAKAAAATTALPLPAEAKGNPEGYLFPATYPVTSKSTPAALLTYMVETANKSLATQAVADGGKAHGMTPYQTATLASIIEAEAETRGDMGKVARVVHNRLAKSMPLQMDSTINYALNRSTVDTKLSETKIDSPFNTYERQGLPPTPIDSPGLQAMAAAVAPTPGNWLFFVTVKQGDTRFSATYEEHKRHVAEFNRLRSASRAT, encoded by the coding sequence ATGCGTCATGAGAACCGGCCGCCGTCACCGCGCCGTTCCCGGCTCACCCGCCGGGGCAGGCTGGCGCTCTTCCTCGGAACCGTCCTGGGGCTCGGGGCAGCCCTCCTGATCCCCCTGATCCCCGGGGAGCAAGCGCCCGAGAAGCCGCGCCAGTTGCTGATCCCCGAGGGCTGGCGGGCCCCACAGGTCTACGCCGCCATCGACCGCGAACTGAAGCTCCCCGCCGGCTCCGCCAAGGCCGCGGCCGCCACGACCGCCCTGCCGCTGCCCGCCGAGGCGAAGGGCAACCCGGAGGGGTACCTCTTCCCGGCCACCTACCCGGTGACCTCGAAGTCCACCCCGGCAGCACTGCTCACCTACATGGTCGAGACGGCCAACAAGAGCCTCGCCACCCAGGCCGTCGCGGACGGCGGCAAGGCCCACGGAATGACCCCGTACCAGACGGCCACCCTCGCCAGCATCATCGAGGCGGAGGCCGAGACCCGCGGGGACATGGGCAAGGTCGCCCGGGTGGTGCACAACCGGCTGGCGAAATCGATGCCGCTCCAGATGGACTCCACCATCAACTACGCGCTGAACCGTTCCACGGTGGACACCAAGCTGAGCGAGACGAAGATCGACAGCCCCTTCAACACGTACGAGCGCCAGGGCCTGCCGCCCACCCCGATCGACAGTCCCGGCCTGCAGGCCATGGCCGCCGCGGTGGCCCCGACGCCCGGAAACTGGCTCTTCTTCGTCACGGTGAAGCAGGGGGATACCCGCTTCTCGGCGACGTACGAGGAACACAAGCGGCACGTGGCCGAGTTCAACCGGCTCCGGTCGGCCTCGCGCGCGACTTGA